A window of Phragmites australis chromosome 2, lpPhrAust1.1, whole genome shotgun sequence genomic DNA:
AATCGTCCATCATTGTGCCCTTTCGCTTGCCAAGACAGTTTCCTCTCGACTGTGTCTTCCTCCAATCTCCTCCCTTACGTGATAGTCAAGCGTCGCGGAGTAGCTCTTCCGGAGCTCCTCTGCTGCGCCGTTTCGACCGTGGGGCTCGCCGGGGAAGCGACGGGGACTCTGATCCGCGCGGTTTCTTGTCCCAGGTACGCCTTCTTCTTAACCCATGTGTGTTTGTCCTGTCATGGCGGCTCCTTCGTTTAGTTCTCTGCGCTGCGAAATCGCGATGCCAGAAAGGCGTAAGAGATCGTTGCGTTCTTGCGTCTCTTTGCATTCTCGTCGTTTCCGGAAGCCGAACGCGCCGTCGTTTCAATCGATTCGATTGCCCCGGCTAACGTTTCAGGAGACGAGAGGACGGACTGGTTCCTGCTTCGTAGGGAATAAGACGTGACTGCCATGTTCACCATAGGATCTTCAAATGTACCCAAGTattcttttgtttgtttgacttgatTAAAGATTAACCTTCTCCtcccacctccccccccccccccccaaaagtggTTTAGACTGGAATCAAACGTCGTCGAGGTCTGCATCGCAAAATATAATATTAGGCTGACGTTTTATTATACAAAAGCTTAGTCTCTTTAACTCATTCATAATGATCGAAGACCCTGTACAACGTTTCAGTCTGCATGTCATTTTGTCCTTTCCAAGCAAGATTTGTTGCAGCTGTGTGGTACCACAGGACATTAAATGTACCGTTACTACTTGTTACCTCGTTTCTTAGAAAAACTTTGGAATTTGGAAGACAGTGGACGACTAGTTTGGAAGCTAGCTAAGTTGCATGCATAATTATGTGgctacatttttttatttttatgtggCTAAATTTCACAATGCATGTTCCACTGGTTATATAGCTCTGATGTATAGGACCACATTTATGTATATTTTATATATACGGCAAAACCCTATAACAACAATATTAGCTATATATGATTAATCTACATAAATTACTACCTGTTTTCACTAAAATAAACGCTGCAAGTCATTCTCTTATTCTTGATTGATGATAATACTTACACCTGTGAGATTTTCTAGCCTGCTAGAGAGATTACATGTTTGGCATTTGTACTAGTAACTATAAGGCTTTGGTCCTTGTGCTTAAAAGAAAAAGGGCAATGCGACATTACAGCGAGAAACACTAGGAAAAGACTGTAGTTTTCATGTTTCCGCTGCAGTATCCCGAAACTCCCCTCATGTCACGGGAGCATATCAGGTGACATTGGCCCAACCATTGCCAGTTTCGCAAACTAGCCAGTGACACATATTAATAGCATGATTTGACTCGCTACAATATTTTATCACGATAATCTTTGACTAAAACTGAGCCTTTTAGCTTTTTTACGAGGTTAATACCATTTAATTACAAAAGGtataaaattaaaagaagagataaatattatgttagtggaaaagaaaattatttatgcttcaTACTTGTACCCGAATCATATAATGTATTTGTttgattcatatatattttgatcataaTATACGTCAAGTGTAGGTATCCTAACaaatatcaaaatatatttttcttgtctcCGTATTGTGCCTTGCTTGCTGCCTCCATGATGCGATGACCTTGAGCTACAcagtgcttcttaatctattatcttattattttttttaaaaaaatcattattttttattatgaattttagctattgataaTTGTATTGTACGTGGACTCTTCATTTAGCTATTtgatttataataatttaatttttttctaagactatattggATATGGATCTTTTTTAtattctaaccccaatttcaattattatttattttattttattttgactctttatttagatgttTTGTTTCTCAAACTGTATGAaaatcgaactgctaattttttgtATCTTGTAATTttgaatttatctatttattaattgtatttgatatggactctctGGTTTAATatagaccgttagatgttcataacattAAGTAGTCTAGATCATTTTTTTCAgattaacgtgataatttttTGATCTTAAGAGTAAACATGATGACTCATTTTCCctctcaaatattaagataatacaTTCGTTAAAGTCATGCATAGAAGTTTTCAAATTATGAACAAATTCTCAACCATAGTGTCCTGTATGCATGCAAAATTTGGAGAACAAATTCAGTTCAGTtaatgagataaaaaaaacacaaaggTAAAGGATAATGGTGTGACAGtatattcttttctctttctttgtgAACCAcatatattttctctttttatttcacAAACGGGATTGGATTTGATCTTGAAATATTGCATCAATGTAGAACATAACCTTCAATATagctttgaatttttttaataatccTAAAACCTTCTGCATATGATTTCCGTTGAATTTGTTTCGCACTACTCAGGTCACACAAGCTCACAATAGCTCACCTTCTATTGCTCGTCCATCTCACATTTAACCATCCATCCATCTTTGTTCGAAGTTTGAAACTTTGTAAAAAGATTGACTGATCTAAAAGAAGAGGTGAATTGATTATAATTAAAAGTATTTTAACTAAACTCTAGAACAAGTAAATAATCTTATCCTAGATTAATAGTAAAACAACTATAACAACCCAAATTGATAGAATTCAAAGCAAGAAAACATACAAACTACAACAAATATAGAATTACGGAATATaagcttgcaagaaagtaaatgctcaaagtaaatacaGGAAAGTAAAGATATGGACAAAAAGATACTAATTTTTTTCTGATGTATCGAGGTGTTGGCAGTTTCCCCAATCCTCGTTAGAGCATCTAGTAAGGATATTGCTCCCCCTTGAattaccaagactcaagtgctctctagTGATAGCTACTTCTATATCTTCGGATTGACAAGTCTCAAACCAAACATAAAGTTTCTTTTTAGTGTTCCTATAAGAACTCTAAGAGCTTAACAACACACTTACAATCATCAAGACCGGCTAAGTATTGCTAACCACCAATAATAACAAGTCAATAGTTTCACTTGACCCAATCAAGCATAGACTATAGCTAAatacacacttgctactcttcttgcactaatgatatccttaatatTCAATTAAAAACTTTACAAATCACTCTAGTACACCCACTTGCCTCTTTTTCACGCACTAAGTGTTTTAGCTTTTCTGACTCGCAAGGTTACCTAAGTGAGACGAAATGAGAAGGTATTTATAGACTAGAGATCCACTAGCCGTTGCCTAATCACCCATATTTTTCGtaaacgccggatgatccggtgtgcaCAGGCTctaaacatcggaccatccagtgtgaaACGTCCACTCAAAACTAGTAGTTACTGCACTGAGTCCTCCAGTGAAGCCTCCAATATATACATGGGACCATCCAACATGTATAAATTCATCTTTCATTGAACCGAAAGGAATTACTCTTTGTATAAATCCATCTTCCATTGCTTCTAGTCCATCTCACATTTAACCATCATCCATCTTTGTTGGAAACTTGAAACTTTGCAAGTGGAAGACATATCCAGTGAAAATAGGCCAAGtgttgaaaacttgaaaaaatgTTCTTGCAACTGTTGTTTAGATTCGTTGCAAGCAATATATGGAAATGTTGCAAGCAACATGGTCACAATTGTTTGCAATGAACAACAAATATGTTGCGTCATTGTTACAACAGCATTCAAGTTGTGCAATATTTTCAAACACCGATTGCAACAAATCCAAATAAGGTTTGAGTAATACTTGCCAAAATGAATCACTTGATCTACCATGTTTGAAATTAAACCTTCAATTTTTACAGTAAGTTTTACTCCTCGTTTTTCTTAATTATCTTTCAGTCTAAAGAGGAGGGACAATAATAGCTTTATACATCATTTCTTATACTATATGTGTAATGAAAGCTTCAAAGTTTACATGAAAATTCTAGTTCACACAAACATACAGGTTCAAATTCTAGTAACGTGCCATCAGTTTGACCAACTAGGATACCATCAACATAAAGTTAATTTTGTTGTTCGTTGTTCCCATGTCCTATTAATCTGAATCCAACTTTTTCCTATTTTCCGTAGAAATTAGACTGCTTTAGGAAACTTCTTACAAGATTATTGTAAAATTCATGAGTTCTTAAGCAGCTCCGAAAGAAACAATAGTGAAGTAAGCAGTGGTATGAAAAAGATTCGGCATTTAGGTTCAAACGAACGAGACATACTCCTAGTCAAGTATAGATGACGTTTCAGGTAGTATATGGATTGACCTCAGGTGAGAATGTGGTTCGCAGCCGTCTGATCATCATTTGAGGTGTGATTAGCAGCCTTAAGTCCTGTCCTGACGATGTATATAAGAACATGGTTACCTGTAGTTATCTCATATTAGACGATACCATTTCCATTTTGTCGGCTAAAATCAGGAAATATGTGTTACAAACGCGAACACATACCTGCCAAAGCCCAATATCAAACGACACAAATGCGTCGCCATCAAAACCGAATGTACCGAGGAAAAATGTTACAACATTATTCACAAAATCCATGTGGCTTCATTTCGTTGGTCCTCCAATATCTATTTATTGTCTGTATCGACGGCAAAATAAACTCTGTCGCTGATGATCTTAGAAATTATGGTTTCTTGTTTATTTGCAGACAAGTTGGCGCAAGCGATCGTCGATTTTCCGAGTGTAATCGCCAGCCCTTCAGAGCATTCGGCCGGAGGCAATGACGTCGCCGGAACGCCCGTACCGGTTCCCCGCGCTGCCGGATGACGAGCAGGCCACGCGCACGCGGTGCACCACCCAATCGTGCGGGACGTGGGGCGCGTCGGCGGTGGCGAACTGCGTGGCGCTCTGCTGCTGCCCCTGCGCCGTGGTGAGCTGCCTCACCCTGGCGCTCGTCAAGGCGCCCTACGTGGCAGGCCGGCGGTGCGTGGTCAGGCTCGCCAGGAGGCGGCAGCTGTGCGCACTCCGCAACGCGAGGCGCGTCAGGGACCTGGACGAGAAGCAACAGGACCAGCTCGGCGACGCAGCGCCGCGGCGAAGCAAGGAGTGCGCCGAGCTGGCCGGTGCGGTCATCGTCGGCGCCGAAGGCAGGGCGAAGGTGAGCTCGAGGGAGGACGCGGCGGATAAGGTGTGGGTGGAGATGTACAAGGTCGGCCTCTGGGGTTTCGGCCGGCTGTCCTTCTCGGCGACCGGGGGAGGAGGCGACTGCGAGAAGGACGGCGACGATGCTGCTGAGTGAGCCGTGCGGTGGCTCACTCTAGAGTCTAGAGCCATGTCTTGGCCTGTAcaaacattttctttctttctttttggcaaCGGCCTATTAGCGCCTGTAGCCCTGTTCGACTTTGCTGGACGCGTCGTTCGAGGGGTGTGCAGGCATGTATGGGGTGCGCATGCATGGCCTGGTGTGGCTCGTGGGTACAAGATCATTGAGTTGCATCAAAACTCACCTTTATTGTTGCATCAAAACTCTGTACAAGATTGCACTCGGTACATCATTGCACAAATTCTCCAGGCTCTCTGCTTATTCCCATCCACAAGGACCACGTAGTGCAGACTGGTGCAGACAACGGTTAGCGCTGCAGAGCCTTTCTGATCTTCACCTTACACCTGAGCTAGCTAGTCAAACGCGACGGGGTAGTAAGTGTCGTACGTGCACCTCCTCCTAGAGGACATGAGCCTGGCCAGCTTCCGTTTGCAGAGCTCGAACCTCGCTGGCCGGTCGTCGGAGCCctgcgcggccgccgccgccctgcaGGGCAGCCCCAACTGGCGCTCCAGCTCGGCGAACTCCTCGGGCTGCTGGATCACGTGGTCGTAGCAGAGGTACCTCCCGCCTGCGGTGTTGTCGCCCATCGCCTCGTACGCACGGACGTGCGCCTCGGCCACCGTCTCCACGGTCGCCGTGGCGAGGAGGCCGTCGGAAAGCATGGCAGGAGCGCCTGCAGCCATGCACAGAAAAGTCGGTCAGAGTGGTTAGCAACGCGTGTTGTTTGGTACTCGCCATTCATCAGGCCGGCTCGGACCTTTGAGATAAGCGATGGACGCGGTGGAGTTGCGGCGGCGGAATCCCGGTCCGGTGACGAGCGCGGGGCAGATGGTGACCAGCTTCAGGTCTCGTCCCCGGGCTGCCCTCCAGGCTGCCTTCTCTGCTGCCGTCTTGCCGAGTGCAAACCACAGCTGAAACGATACATTTCGTATCATTAGATTGCTTAATTTCTGCACACAAAAAGAAGATCGTGCACTCGTGCTCGTGGGTGCCTGGATGGTAAAATATGTGACCACGATTGCGAAGTGCTTATCAGTATCGCATTGAACGCTGAAACTGACAAGAGCTGAACCCATGTACTTGGTTATGTTGAATTTCTGGACGATGGTTGTGTGGGTCTTCGATGAATAGTATGATAATCACACAGAGAAATGCATAAGTTTATGTTTCTTCCGGTCACTCACCTTATTGTCGCGGCAGAAGCTCTCATCGCTCCAGCAGTTCTCGTCAATGATGGTTGGGAACCGTCGATCGTGAGGGTAGTTCTGCCTCCACACACATGCTAGCAAGGATGAGGTGAAGACGCACTTCCTGACGGACTCTGTCCTCACGCACGCTTCAATCACCCGCTCAGCTGCTTGGGCTTCTAAGCTCGCCATATGTTTCTGTTAGAATCAGAGATTGAAAGGGAAAAGCTAATCACAAAATCTCTTTCAGTTTGTATGTCATTTGCTGGTAAATAATATTTGATGTTCCTGTATAAAACTGGCTCCCATAAGTGTTGCTAAGATACAACACAATTTTCtgttagaatcaagaaacgtacTCATATGCCTACAATAGATAAATTGCAAATTGAGCTTTATGCAATTGGGCTAGCAGAAGGCATAAAAGCAATCAGCAATAGATACATTAAGCAATTaaggaaaagaacaaaaaaaatgcGATCAAAAAGGAGAGACGTCACTTCCAATAAATTTGTACAAGGGAGAACCCGGGTTGGTTAACCCACCACCCACAGTGCTAACCAACTTAGCGCAGGAGACTCCTCAAGAATTAAGAAAAAGGACACTGGCCTTGCCACCAAATCAAGCTTTTGTCGAATTTAATACGAGCATGTTAGTCTTAGGTAGTACAGACACTGTTAGTTACCACAACAAAAATATGACAGCGATCTCTCGAATGTCTGCACTGGAGTATTCGAACAGAATAATGAGCAATTGGGCATTCAGTCTCCTCCCGAATTGTTAGCACCAACCAACATAGGGTCCTCATTTTGAGCCTGGAATCTGGATACTTCGGATGATGCGTAACCTACACCTGCTCTTGCAAACGACATCAGGCAATAGTACTTAGCCCGTAGCAGTAAGAGGTATGTATATGACGACTGTGTCTGTTTTCTAATCGATTTTGGGTATAATAAAGCCATCATTTTGGGTATTATAGTTGGATGATCTGATGACAGCACCGACGGTTCCACCGTACGGAGCAGAGTGGTTTTGGTCGTTGCATTGTCGAACTCTAGTTGCTATGTGAAATCCCATCAGACGATAAACCCTGTCTGCAGCTGCCTGCCATGGACAGGACGGACTGAGATCCTCTGCATTGGAGAGAGGCTGCAGTCCTCTGCATTAAAGTGAATGCGCAACGGAGAGCTCAGATCATGCGCTACAGTAACCGTGAACAGTAAGTCACGTCGTTACATTAGACCATATCGCTGGTGCACAGTTATTGCTACAGTATAACGGTTAATTAATGTATGTTTCTGTAGCTGTTGACCACTATTCACACAGTGATTCTCTGCATTAATCTTAATTAAAACAGAGGATCTGGGTCGAACAGGACACTTCTGGTCAGACAAGCTATGCTACTCACACCAGGTTGTCTTAGGGCCAACTGTAAATTGGAATGCCCAATTGTGGAAACGTAGGTattacatttgtttttgtttgcttaTCACTAACTTTTTTACTATAGCAATTTTgactttgagttttttttatgaaaaatttatgaatattTTAAAGTATAtaatactaatgaagtatatttcacGATGAATCTACTGATACGAAAGTCAGGTATCTATAaatttttcatagaaaaaatGTAAAATCAAAATCACTACAGTAAAAATTGATGACAAGTAAACCAAAATTAAAAGTAGTACAAATGATACTTTTTTAAGAGAAAGCTTCATAATTTTTGGTCCTTGTGTTCCTTCTTCCTTGTCGTGTAGTCTCTTCAGACAACCCTACCCATCCTTGCTTTTGCAACCAACAAGCTGGCCGTTCCACGAAAACCTAACGAGCCGGCTCATCAACACAAGCTGTACTTCCAAAGTCACGGGTTGGTGGGAGTGTCGTACTGAAGATACCGACTTTTTTTCAGGTCAGCACTCAGCACACATATACTAGGGTGTAGGGAATCCCCCTCTTCACACTCAGGTCTACTCCTACTTGGGGAAAAAAAGCATATGGAATCGGTGATCAACTTAGTTTAATTGCTCATGGTATGTTTAACAACTAACATGGACAACTCGCCCCGACCAATCAGCGGTTCTGCAATAGATTACCAGGACCACGCATCGTTGTGATCCAggctcttctcttctctttgtgATACACATGTCGCCATGTCTCCAAACGGGACGTCGCAAGGTCGTTAGTTCTGAGGCATGGGTGCCTCCACGTGCAGTGCTTCACCGAGCAAATGGCCAAATGGGCAGCGCCATGGGAGGAGCAAGCTCTCGTGCGTCGGCTGCCTTAACATTTCTCTGGTCCCGGTGTCTTAACAGGCATTGACGCCGAGAGTGACATGTCTCTACTGCCTCCAGTTATTCCAGAATCATTGTTCAGTTAACTTTAACAAGTTGTACTACTTGGTTTATTTGGCCTCCAATCGTAATCGCTCTTCGACCTAGCACCAACCGTTCAATAAGCCGATGTTTAGTTTCGCCTTGTGATAGATACAATACAATAGATGCAGCACACTTTATACCAGTCCGTCATGCTTAATGACTTCATCTTGTCCTCCTAACCACCTTGAATAATTAATGCGATTCATTTGCGTAAGCGCAAGGTTGCGCAAACTCCATGAGGAGTGCAAGCTCGCGTCAAGTTTCACGCATGTTCTTTTCTAACGTGATGCGAGTTATCAGCTCGGAGGTTCTATctatcagcagcagcagaagaagaagGTGCTCACCGTGTATCCGGACATGCCCCCGGGATCCACGAAGGCGGAGGTGTGGAACACGCCGGCGCAGCCGTCGAACGCGCGGTGCAGGCTCTCGGGGTCCATGACGTTGGCCATCACCGTCCACACCCCGTCCCTGCCGTCCTCGCCGAACATCTCCATCTCTCGCAGCTTGTCCATGTCCTCTGCCAATAGCACAGCAGTAAACCAATACATGTCAAATTACACGATCGAAAACTACAAGAGAACTTTCGCTGCTATTCCATTCATATCGTGACAGTTTATGGCCCAATCAGCCTCATTGTAACAACAATAATATCGACCGGCCTGCATAAAGATAGGTGGCTAGGCGGTGCTGTCATTAGCTCAGGGTAAATCATATTCTTCGTCGTCGATGCAAACAGTAAGGCGGAAAAAGAGATATCCCGCCCTGCTTGCTTCTCATGCTAAATTTCCTTTTGCCCATCCTAATCTAACCCACCGGTTCTTATCCACTAGGATGACTATTGCGCACAACACACAAAGGAAAGACTGAAGCATCATCGGTTGAGTTTTCTGTAAGTTGAGGTGAAGCTTTCAGAAACCTAAACCCCTTTTCCCTGATTCGCCAAAGTACTACAAGGAGTACTGCCGTTTGTTTGTCAAGGCTCATTGTCTGCTTTCTTGCAAGGGAATTTAAGGGAGAATCATCGGAAGGTTCTTGTTCAGGTAAAGTCCACAGCCACATTACTTGGCCAACTATTTGTTAGGACGTGACAAATCAAACCTATGCACTAAATGTTGTTCAACTAAGCAAAGTAGAGCTGACCAATCACTCAATTAACAAATCGTAAAAGATGAGTGGCTGAGTGAATTAGCGAGCACCAGTCAAAGAAAGCCAATCACGacttctagaaaaaaaaaatactaatcaCGATGCAGTTGACCTCAAGATTTCTATGGTCGCGTATCTCGGTCTACGTCGGAAAACATGGCTGGCGCATCCGTGTAAAATATCATCTGCTCTGCCTGTGCTTGATTTGTGGACCGCTGATTAGTCAGACACAGGCACCAACTGGGCGAATCGCACAGAGAATTAACGAACTTCGTTTGATCAGTTTCGACCTCCAAAGTATCTGATTGACCAAAGACAAGGTGCGAGGAATCTATGCAGCGCATGACATTGCGGACGGCAGCTTCCAAAGATGGCGACGAACACATAAAAATGTGATCATTTTTAGATGCTCAAAGTTCAACGTTCAGCGGACAAATGGTCCCGTCTTGGCCGCGTAAGTCTACACTATCTTGCATGTTAGAGTACCTGCAGAGACCTGTTTGTCC
This region includes:
- the LOC133908342 gene encoding uncharacterized protein LOC133908342, with translation MTSPERPYRFPALPDDEQATRTRCTTQSCGTWGASAVANCVALCCCPCAVVSCLTLALVKAPYVAGRRCVVRLARRRQLCALRNARRVRDLDEKQQDQLGDAAPRRSKECAELAGAVIVGAEGRAKVSSREDAADKVWVEMYKVGLWGFGRLSFSATGGGGDCEKDGDDAAE
- the LOC133908341 gene encoding cinnamoyl-CoA reductase-like SNL6 encodes the protein MGVLRSTQSLQAEVDELRASLLVDGGRGAAVGWRRSAGHADAKRAPGGEAGGAAARTVCVTGGISFVGFAVVDRLLRQGYTVRLALETQEDMDKLREMEMFGEDGRDGVWTVMANVMDPESLHRAFDGCAGVFHTSAFVDPGGMSGYTKHMASLEAQAAERVIEACVRTESVRKCVFTSSLLACVWRQNYPHDRRFPTIIDENCWSDESFCRDNKLWFALGKTAAEKAAWRAARGRDLKLVTICPALVTGPGFRRRNSTASIAYLKGAPAMLSDGLLATATVETVAEAHVRAYEAMGDNTAGGRYLCYDHVIQQPEEFAELERQLGLPCRAAAAAQGSDDRPARFELCKRKLARLMSSRRRCTYDTYYPVAFD